A genomic segment from Drosophila miranda strain MSH22 chromosome 3, D.miranda_PacBio2.1, whole genome shotgun sequence encodes:
- the LOC108159463 gene encoding phosphatidate phosphatase LPIN1 isoform X3 — protein sequence MNSLARVFSNFRDFYSEINAATLTGAIDVIVVEQKDGEFQCSPFHVRFGKMGVLRSREKVVDIEINGAPVDIQMKLGDAGEAFFVEECLEDDDDELPANLATSPIPLSFMNLREHGNETMEDISGVTADKNASEELQIPLPLPRRNSIDFSKEEPKEAAADGNHFENQASDYTKRRHTDNTLERRNLSEKLKEFTTQKIRQEWAEHEELFQEKSEKKPAEAELEKDRQPEAGEEVEKEKEKEKEQPKADITVSSVAASEVAKDVSKSKTKKRRKKTQMKKNAQRKNSSSSSVGSAAGGDVTTTKEGVATVDNIDEGDATAPATAVAIIAANNSANSSSNDEPPSASLLTAHTGIDSAKGEEPKAIANPTAKQRLDLEMYFFSDTEITGPSGGATNRPPSPFQSDSELETTIRARDQRQFDQTATNWNWGELPDQAKRDSINEADAQQVDRQSMLSNVFSFMKKANRLRKEVGNEAGDIYLSDLNESMDPEMAALYFPSSKLKVASTATILEEDRESGNGTSLPHSPSSLEEGQKSMDSDFDENKQQRDKKYLDFVAMSMTGMPEHGGPPSEEDFDRHLVSYPDDAIEQLMSQTGEGGKPEMPEMPEAAQAGPAGQTKRYWWSWRRPQDVAPNRVSHDLAPSKDEKDGDNAAAVATQTSRPLSPTDNSEPTPSKSDSLAENAENTSALVDNLEELTSATNKSDEPKERYKKSLRLSSAAIKKLNLKEGTNEIEFSVTTAYQGTSRCKCYLYRWKHNDKVVISDIDGTITRSDVLGHILPMVGKDWAQLGVAQLFSKIEQNGYKLLYLSARAIGQSRLTREYLRSIRQGNVKLPDGPLLLNPTSLISAFHREVIEKKPEQFKIACLSDIRDLFPEKEPFYAGYGNRINDVWAYRAVGIPIMRIFTINTKGELKHELTQTFQSSGYINQSLEVDEYFPLLTHNDEYEYRTDVFDDDELEDELQFSDDYDVDAEPDLSDDDDDDDYDDDFAEQLADDIIIMRSRRVSTKNEVALLPSHGNLTWLDS from the exons ATGAACAGCCTGGCGCGCGTCTTTAGCAACTTCCGGGACTTCTATAGCGAGATCAATGCAGCCACCTTGACGGGGGCCATCGATGTGATCGTGGTGGAGCAGAAGGACGGGGAGTTCCAGTGCTCGCCCTTCCATGTGCGCTTCGGCAAGATGGGTGTGCTGCGAAGTCGCGAGAAGGTG GTGGATATCGAAATCAATGGCGCCCCCGTGGACATTCAGATGAAGTTGGGCGACGCCGGCGAGGCCTTCTTTGTGGAGGAATGCCTCgaggatgacgacgatgaGCTGCCAGCGAATCTGGCCACATCGCCCATACCCTTGAGCTTCATGAATCTGCGGGAGCACGGCAACGAAACCATGGAGGACATCAGCGGTGTGACAGCCGACAA AAACGCTAGCGAGGAGCTGCAGATTCCCTTGCCGCTGCCGCGACGCAACTCCATCGACTTCTCCAAGGAGGAGCCCAAGGAAGCGGCCGCAGATGGCAATCATTTCGAGAATCAGGCCTCGGACTACACGAAGCGCAG GCACACGGACAATACACTGGAGAGGCGCAATCTGAGTGAGAAGCTCAAGGAGTTCACCACACAGAAGATACGTCAGGAGTGGGCGGAGCACGAGGAGCTCTTCCAGGAGAAGAGCGAGAAAAAGCCAGCAGAAGCAGAGCTGGAAAAAGATAGGCAGCCCGAGGCGGGGGAGGAAgtggagaaggagaaggaaaaggaaaaggagCAGCCCAAAGCCGATATTACCGTGTCTTCGGTGGCGGCCAGCGAGGTCGCCAAAGATGTGTCCAAGAGCAAGACCAAGAAGCGTCGCAAGAAGACGCAGATGAAGAAGAATGCACAGCGGAAAAACTCCTCGAGCAGTTCTGTGGGTAGCGCTGCCGGCGGCGACGTCACCACCACCAAGGAGGGCGTGGCGACAGTGGACAACATTGATGAGGGCGATGCCACCGCCCCCGCCACCGCCGTGGCGATCATCGCCGCCAACAACTCGGCCAACTCCTCATCCAACGACGAGCCTCCCTCAGCCTCACTGCTCACGGCCCACACCGGGATCGACAGCGCGAAGGGCGAGGAGCCCAAGGCAATCGCAAACCCAACGGCGAAGCAGCGTCTAGACCTGGAAATGTACTTCTTCAGCGATACAGAGATCACTGGGCCATCGGGCGGCGCTACCAACCGTCCCCCCAGCCCCTTTCAGAGCGATAGCGAACTGGAGACAACGATACGGGCACGGGATCAGCGCCAATTCGACCAGACCGCTACCAATTGGAATTGGGGCGAACTGCCCGACCAGGCCAAAAGGGATTCGATCAATGAAGCCGATGCACAGCAGGTTGACCGACAATCGATGCTCAGCAACGTGTTTAGCTTCATGAAGAAGGCCAATCGGCTGCGCAAAGAGGTCGGCAACGAGGCGGGAGACATATATCTATCCGACTTGAATGAATCCATGGATCCGGAGATGGCGGCCCTCTATTTTCCCAGTTCCAAGTTGAAGGTGGCCTCGACAGCCACGATCCTGGAGGAAGATCGGGAGAGCGGCAACGGCACCAGCCTGCCACACTCGCCCAGCTCCCTGGAGGAGGGTCAGAAGAGTATGGACTCGGACTTTGATGAAAACAAACAGCAGCGTGACAAAAA ATATTTGGACTTTGTGGCCATGTCCATGACTGGCATGCCAGAGCACGGAGGCCCCCCCTCGGAGGAGGACTTTGACCGGCATCTGGTCAGCTACCCGGAC GATGCCATTGAACAGCTCATGTCGCAAACTGGCGAGGGCGGTAAGCCGGAAATGCCTGAAATGCCCGAAGCTGCCCAGGCCGGGCCTGCGGGTCAAACAAAGCGCTACTGGTGGAGCTGGAGGCGCCCACAGGATGTGGCGCCTAACCGTGTCAGCCACGACTTAGCCCCCAGCAAAGACGAGAAAG ATGGTGATAATGCTGCAGCTGTGGCCACGCAAACATCACGACCACTCTCCCCCACGGACAATAGCGAGCCGACGCCGAGCAAGAGCGACTCTCTGGCAGAGAATGCAGAGAACACCTCGGCGCTGGTCGACAACCTCGAGGAGCTGACTAGCGCGACAAACAAGAGCGATGAACCTAAGGAGCGCTACAAGAAATCCCTGCGCCTTAGCTCGGCAGCCATT AAAAAACTAAACCTTAAAGAGGGCACAAACGAGATCGAGTTCAGCGTGACGACTGCATACCAGGGAACGTCGCGCTGCAAGTGCTACTTGTACCGCTGGAAGCACAACGACAAGGTGGTGATCTCGGACATTGATGGGACCATTACCAGGTCCGATGTGCTGGGCCACATATTGCCGATGGTCGGCAAGGACTGGGCCCAACTGGGAGTGGCACAGTTGTTCTCGAAGATCGAGCAGAACGGCTATAAGCTGCTCTACCTGTCGGCCCGTGCCATCGGCCAGTCCCGACTGACACGCGAGTATCTGCGCTCGATCAGGCAGGGTAATGTGAAGCTGCCCGATGGGCCGCTGTTGCTGAATCCCACCTCCCTGATATCGGCATTCCATCGCGAGGTTATCGAGAAGAAGCCGGAGCAGTTTAAGATCGCTTGCCTGTCGGACATTCGGGATCTCTTCCCCGAAAAGGAGCCCTTCTACGCCGGCTACGGCAACCGGATCAAT GATGTCTGGGCCTATCGGGCTGTGGGCATTCCTATAATGCGCATCTTCACCATCAACACCAAGGGCGAGCTGAAGCACGAACTGACCCAAACATTCCAATCCTC TGGCTACATCAATCAGTCGCTAGAAGTCGACGAGTACTTTCCCCTGCTCACCCACAATGATGAGTACGAGTACCGCACGGATGTGTTCGACGACGACGAGTTGGAGGACGAACTACAGTTTAGCGATGACTACGATGTGGATGCAGAGCCCGATCTGagtgacgatgacgacgatgatgattaCGATGATGATTTTGCCGAGCAGTTGGCAGATGACATCATCATTATGCGAAGCCGCCGAGTGTCGACCAAGAACGAAGTGGCCTTGCTGCCCTCACACGGCAACCTTACGTGGCTGGATTCCTAG
- the LOC108159463 gene encoding phosphatidate phosphatase LPIN1 isoform X1: MNSLARVFSNFRDFYSEINAATLTGAIDVIVVEQKDGEFQCSPFHVRFGKMGVLRSREKVVDIEINGAPVDIQMKLGDAGEAFFVEECLEDDDDELPANLATSPIPLSFMNLREHGNETMEDISGVTADKNASEELQIPLPLPRRNSIDFSKEEPKEAAADGNHFENQASDYTKRRHTDNTLERRNLSEKLKEFTTQKIRQEWAEHEELFQEKSEKKPAEAELEKDRQPEAGEEVEKEKEKEKEQPKADITVSSVAASEVAKDVSKSKTKKRRKKTQMKKNAQRKNSSSSSVGSAAGGDVTTTKEGVATVDNIDEGDATAPATAVAIIAANNSANSSSNDEPPSASLLTAHTGIDSAKGEEPKAIANPTAKQRLDLEMYFFSDTEITGPSGGATNRPPSPFQSDSELETTIRARDQRQFDQTATNWNWGELPDQAKRDSINEADAQQVDRQSMLSNVFSFMKKANRLRKEVGNEAGDIYLSDLNESMDPEMAALYFPSSKLKVASTATILEEDRESGNGTSLPHSPSSLEEGQKSMDSDFDENKQQRDKKYLDFVAMSMTGMPEHGGPPSEEDFDRHLVSYPDVCANPSLFSSPNLVVRLNGKYYPWTAACPIVMTMIAFQKPLTEDAIEQLMSQTGEGGKPEMPEMPEAAQAGPAGQTKRYWWSWRRPQDVAPNRVSHDLAPSKDEKDGDNAAAVATQTSRPLSPTDNSEPTPSKSDSLAENAENTSALVDNLEELTSATNKSDEPKERYKKSLRLSSAAIKKLNLKEGTNEIEFSVTTAYQGTSRCKCYLYRWKHNDKVVISDIDGTITRSDVLGHILPMVGKDWAQLGVAQLFSKIEQNGYKLLYLSARAIGQSRLTREYLRSIRQGNVKLPDGPLLLNPTSLISAFHREVIEKKPEQFKIACLSDIRDLFPEKEPFYAGYGNRINDVWAYRAVGIPIMRIFTINTKGELKHELTQTFQSSGYINQSLEVDEYFPLLTHNDEYEYRTDVFDDDELEDELQFSDDYDVDAEPDLSDDDDDDDYDDDFAEQLADDIIIMRSRRVSTKNEVALLPSHGNLTWLDS, translated from the exons ATGAACAGCCTGGCGCGCGTCTTTAGCAACTTCCGGGACTTCTATAGCGAGATCAATGCAGCCACCTTGACGGGGGCCATCGATGTGATCGTGGTGGAGCAGAAGGACGGGGAGTTCCAGTGCTCGCCCTTCCATGTGCGCTTCGGCAAGATGGGTGTGCTGCGAAGTCGCGAGAAGGTG GTGGATATCGAAATCAATGGCGCCCCCGTGGACATTCAGATGAAGTTGGGCGACGCCGGCGAGGCCTTCTTTGTGGAGGAATGCCTCgaggatgacgacgatgaGCTGCCAGCGAATCTGGCCACATCGCCCATACCCTTGAGCTTCATGAATCTGCGGGAGCACGGCAACGAAACCATGGAGGACATCAGCGGTGTGACAGCCGACAA AAACGCTAGCGAGGAGCTGCAGATTCCCTTGCCGCTGCCGCGACGCAACTCCATCGACTTCTCCAAGGAGGAGCCCAAGGAAGCGGCCGCAGATGGCAATCATTTCGAGAATCAGGCCTCGGACTACACGAAGCGCAG GCACACGGACAATACACTGGAGAGGCGCAATCTGAGTGAGAAGCTCAAGGAGTTCACCACACAGAAGATACGTCAGGAGTGGGCGGAGCACGAGGAGCTCTTCCAGGAGAAGAGCGAGAAAAAGCCAGCAGAAGCAGAGCTGGAAAAAGATAGGCAGCCCGAGGCGGGGGAGGAAgtggagaaggagaaggaaaaggaaaaggagCAGCCCAAAGCCGATATTACCGTGTCTTCGGTGGCGGCCAGCGAGGTCGCCAAAGATGTGTCCAAGAGCAAGACCAAGAAGCGTCGCAAGAAGACGCAGATGAAGAAGAATGCACAGCGGAAAAACTCCTCGAGCAGTTCTGTGGGTAGCGCTGCCGGCGGCGACGTCACCACCACCAAGGAGGGCGTGGCGACAGTGGACAACATTGATGAGGGCGATGCCACCGCCCCCGCCACCGCCGTGGCGATCATCGCCGCCAACAACTCGGCCAACTCCTCATCCAACGACGAGCCTCCCTCAGCCTCACTGCTCACGGCCCACACCGGGATCGACAGCGCGAAGGGCGAGGAGCCCAAGGCAATCGCAAACCCAACGGCGAAGCAGCGTCTAGACCTGGAAATGTACTTCTTCAGCGATACAGAGATCACTGGGCCATCGGGCGGCGCTACCAACCGTCCCCCCAGCCCCTTTCAGAGCGATAGCGAACTGGAGACAACGATACGGGCACGGGATCAGCGCCAATTCGACCAGACCGCTACCAATTGGAATTGGGGCGAACTGCCCGACCAGGCCAAAAGGGATTCGATCAATGAAGCCGATGCACAGCAGGTTGACCGACAATCGATGCTCAGCAACGTGTTTAGCTTCATGAAGAAGGCCAATCGGCTGCGCAAAGAGGTCGGCAACGAGGCGGGAGACATATATCTATCCGACTTGAATGAATCCATGGATCCGGAGATGGCGGCCCTCTATTTTCCCAGTTCCAAGTTGAAGGTGGCCTCGACAGCCACGATCCTGGAGGAAGATCGGGAGAGCGGCAACGGCACCAGCCTGCCACACTCGCCCAGCTCCCTGGAGGAGGGTCAGAAGAGTATGGACTCGGACTTTGATGAAAACAAACAGCAGCGTGACAAAAA ATATTTGGACTTTGTGGCCATGTCCATGACTGGCATGCCAGAGCACGGAGGCCCCCCCTCGGAGGAGGACTTTGACCGGCATCTGGTCAGCTACCCGGAC GTATGCGCAAACCCCAGTCTGTTCTCATCGCCAAACCTAGTCGTACGTTTAAATGGCAAATACTACCCCTGGACGGCAGCATGCCCCATTGTAATGACAATGATTGCCTTCCAGAAGCCACTAACCGAA GATGCCATTGAACAGCTCATGTCGCAAACTGGCGAGGGCGGTAAGCCGGAAATGCCTGAAATGCCCGAAGCTGCCCAGGCCGGGCCTGCGGGTCAAACAAAGCGCTACTGGTGGAGCTGGAGGCGCCCACAGGATGTGGCGCCTAACCGTGTCAGCCACGACTTAGCCCCCAGCAAAGACGAGAAAG ATGGTGATAATGCTGCAGCTGTGGCCACGCAAACATCACGACCACTCTCCCCCACGGACAATAGCGAGCCGACGCCGAGCAAGAGCGACTCTCTGGCAGAGAATGCAGAGAACACCTCGGCGCTGGTCGACAACCTCGAGGAGCTGACTAGCGCGACAAACAAGAGCGATGAACCTAAGGAGCGCTACAAGAAATCCCTGCGCCTTAGCTCGGCAGCCATT AAAAAACTAAACCTTAAAGAGGGCACAAACGAGATCGAGTTCAGCGTGACGACTGCATACCAGGGAACGTCGCGCTGCAAGTGCTACTTGTACCGCTGGAAGCACAACGACAAGGTGGTGATCTCGGACATTGATGGGACCATTACCAGGTCCGATGTGCTGGGCCACATATTGCCGATGGTCGGCAAGGACTGGGCCCAACTGGGAGTGGCACAGTTGTTCTCGAAGATCGAGCAGAACGGCTATAAGCTGCTCTACCTGTCGGCCCGTGCCATCGGCCAGTCCCGACTGACACGCGAGTATCTGCGCTCGATCAGGCAGGGTAATGTGAAGCTGCCCGATGGGCCGCTGTTGCTGAATCCCACCTCCCTGATATCGGCATTCCATCGCGAGGTTATCGAGAAGAAGCCGGAGCAGTTTAAGATCGCTTGCCTGTCGGACATTCGGGATCTCTTCCCCGAAAAGGAGCCCTTCTACGCCGGCTACGGCAACCGGATCAAT GATGTCTGGGCCTATCGGGCTGTGGGCATTCCTATAATGCGCATCTTCACCATCAACACCAAGGGCGAGCTGAAGCACGAACTGACCCAAACATTCCAATCCTC TGGCTACATCAATCAGTCGCTAGAAGTCGACGAGTACTTTCCCCTGCTCACCCACAATGATGAGTACGAGTACCGCACGGATGTGTTCGACGACGACGAGTTGGAGGACGAACTACAGTTTAGCGATGACTACGATGTGGATGCAGAGCCCGATCTGagtgacgatgacgacgatgatgattaCGATGATGATTTTGCCGAGCAGTTGGCAGATGACATCATCATTATGCGAAGCCGCCGAGTGTCGACCAAGAACGAAGTGGCCTTGCTGCCCTCACACGGCAACCTTACGTGGCTGGATTCCTAG